From the Apis cerana isolate GH-2021 linkage group LG3, AcerK_1.0, whole genome shotgun sequence genome, one window contains:
- the LOC107997089 gene encoding uncharacterized protein LOC107997089 isoform X4 yields MSNPYRARPSRSRADHSLGYGAHNQTVWNPMSRVPSQVSSNDSIQHQPSLLNQPKQSNDPWNNSWNWDFDKQTDNQQQQSSQQERQQQHYIPSYNQGQLISNSVQDHYYQNVNGKKSDLLNQNSMPDRNTSGNVASRSLVPNHTDSFTPYSNYNQYQQYAPPPRTNSVKSGSMNFDQLQWTSDQSQNVSYSQQKSSIQNQKHQTSRPVLVSSNYNWIKSDQTNLITPQNWQNQSNISGHWQDQKMDKEAQNFDNISNQYASQIQQTRSIQHLPSSTENKEHSINDANDENWSNQINISSSQWNAQNQESTLLNQTQQISQNYNANDEFNAWSQATNTEISQSWKEMNDNNASQWLQEQQENNNIVEENVKKEITGIVSTNDRQQNHTIPPHHIQSNATSATDPNIELKEERKKSISSLIPNSVNSKDSNIHIKTNIAKSHFSDSRLNMSATPETVSTVASSENISIQENNDFNLANDSVEWGKSNSTEELPTKLEQLSLGNKLNKNLENQNDSKEIQPITCDDGWGQNTASNNNTTSDNISVLPLDCATLSTENIHSNDNQKVISQEHSVLNAYQITNIKPIDNVAQSGYDQWYSQDTLQHVSENTWYSKDNVCSSKEWGIEQNVENYENIQQPSEFVNLEVVTPSLQERDIYGSRDSINKETLDNDPKPILNSTKEIVNMRDFRQEINNIEVPSAQQSTRSHSLLQSEQVPDNYEFASNDRNTFLETGELTDSHQEHEPTPPSQDDENDEVPNDIPFLREVPGQSSSIDPRRNDPTGQEQYIQSGQRLSDPRRNDPSGQEQSLQIRNISERSERRDVPPGQERNVPLLSRADSDTMERRNDPSGRERSLPPQQSRNDPSGEERYQSQSQIMLEPSETREVPGRGNESEDPVQQTDENLRQIPGGAFPNEVAQSSDDRTNGRVVTGSQEVPSINSTIQDQTTDSRNKREEAVGASMRESQGISSASNRRDSYEDEDDEVSGNSRDDSRERRRDSSSERRRYEYERKSAYYDREREYDDDYYYDRRRGGENDRTYNTRDEFDRREIPYREDDRKHHSRDDLDRHAREEIDRRNRAKEDIDDRDIRRRPDDRRKDRVDDGMRRREIRDYDLRYSRDRDYLDRDRRRDDRRPRRYDDYDIRDPYRREYYDDPYSRGSRPSSRSSYNDRDREYYMRTRDPYYPYNGYGVPGYDYGVHYANNYYAYIENLRRTNPALYSEWYHKYYANQHQQQHISRGVGNYPEDRASVHSGRSSCDERFFTNSSACFYSPNKALYVPYFGYPEWTRSPQRRQNSSYQNLNRATDKRTLGDMSMLEDSAATSARMTPTKFSISHAYGCFSIGSLIHVYPAYPSDGERAKVDIFKLENLLSHDPIARDLRAYPGPLIKQVGVTHKKTIIEYCENKIKKAASNEEMVDRASYILLYELMIMLIQQNGNVVGVDIAALLLRNKDAYPYDMNKQKLQDSGRRESVISQRSGISIGDSIQGNQDSVIASEKIENKPRKSIEQITDEFRNTLLYGLVQEALEYAMNEGLWGHALFLASKLDKRTHASVMTRFANSLPFHDPLQTLYQLHSGRVPAVVTGISDPRWDDWRPHLAMIISNTSANPEINRRSITTLGDTLSTRGDIYAAHFCYILAQVDFGTYGASNVKLVLIGANHHKPYNAFFTTEAIMLTEIYEYARNLSEPGFTLIDLQTFKFDLAIKMVDHGLIEKALLYIEQIAVNIFNEPSKYKKSFINAVYNLGDRIRYHDPVYKESVDETTTLTWFNNLSEIVGKCHMGEIIENEIYTSQTKQESYNNVQNQEVHEIKQQQWNTIQSEYREGPTSMMEVTTTDTQSEWQPLSLPSNIPDTYDQSMQYTKNNEESYQQPQQQEYWNQDSYYQNNYGRNDSTISNWQQSTHSSYPPEQGDIDDSQQQEKWNYESSQPAISMTPSTRKQYDPLEELDALETPKPALKSAASVKKTSEKSAEKKSSNSGSSWFGGLFSKLAPKPRNQMILPDDNNPTIVWDPVAKKWMNKDEDGDNNSTTVAPPPKASDMGFRTPVPTEQISSQPSQPSQSSQPPLQTDESTVNKFKLPRGRSMRANYIDVMNPSGSKNSGAPSSIPTPVTSPMVPMATSSPQLFIPAPVNDPSAPVDFLTPTATSIIPTNASENVSQGFSRWSSTSSLSREVQSYTMRDPRFLPQNKGPMMYNPSDMKNRSAKNLHQSGYPPR; encoded by the exons ATGAgt AATCCTTATAGAGCTAGACCATCTAGGTCTAGAGCAGATCACAGTTTAGGATATGGAGCTCATAATCAGACTGTATGGAATCCAATGTCTAGAGTACCATCACAAGTATCATCAAATGATTCCATTCAACATCAACCATCTCTTTTGAATCAACCAAAACAATCAAATGATCCTTGGAATAATTCATGGAATTGGGATTTTGATAAACAAACAGATAATCAACAACAACAATCATCACAACAAGAACGACAACAACAACATTATATACCTTCATATAATCAAGGACAGTTAATATCTAATTCTGTTCAAGACCACTATTATCAAAATGTTAATGGTAAAAAATCTGATTTGCTTAATCAGAATTCAATGCCAGATAGAAACACATCAGGAAATGTTGCTAGTAGATCTCTAGTTCCTAATCATACAGATTCTTTTACAccttattcaaattataatcaatatcaaCAGTATGCACCACCCCCTCGAACAAATTCTGTGAAATCTGGTTCTATGAATTTTGATCAGCTTCAATGGACAAGTGATCAGTCTCAAAATGTTTCATATTCACAACAAAAATCAAGTatacaaaatcaaaaacaTCAAACATCACGTCCTGTTTTAGTTAGCAGCAATTACAATTGGATTAAATCTGATCAGACAAATTTAATAACCCCACAAAATTGGCAAAATCAGAGTAATATATCAGGACATTGGCAAGATCAAAAAATGGATAAAGAAGcacaaaattttgataatataagtAATCAATATGCATCACAAATACAACAAACAAGATCAATTCAACACCTTCCATCTTCTACAGAGAATAAAGAACATTCTATAAATGAtgcaaatgatgaaaattggtccaatcaaattaatatatcatcttCTCAATGGAATGCTCAAAATCAGGAATCTACATTGTTAAATCAAACTCAGCaaatatcacaaaattataatgCTAATGATGAATTCAATGCTTGGTCACAAGCAACAAATACTGAAATTTCACAGTCATGGAAAGaaatgaatgataataatgcATCTCAATGGTTACAAGAACagcaagaaaataataatatagtagaagaaaatgttaaaaaagaaattactggTATAGTTTCTACAAATGATCGACAACAAAATCATACAATACCACCTCATCATATTCAATCTAATGCTACTTCAGCAACAGATCCAAATATAGAActtaaagaagaaagaaaaaaatctatatcttcattaattccaaattctgtaaattctaaagattctaatatacatataaaaacaaatattgctAAATCACATTTTTCTGATTCTCGACTTAATATGTCTGCTACTCCTGAAACTGTATCAACTGTTGCaagttctgaaaatatttctattcaagaaaataatgattttaatttagcaAATGATTCAGTAGAATGGGGTAAAAGTAATTCAACAGAAGAGTTACCTACAAAATTAGAACAGTTAAGTCttggtaataaattaaataaaaatttagaaaatcaaaatgattCCAAAGAAATACAACCTATTACATGTGATGATGGATGGGGTCAAAATACagcttctaataataatactacatCTGATAATATATCTGTATTGCCTTTAGATTGTGCTACACTTAGtacagaaaatattcattctaatGATAATCAAAAAGTTATTAGTCAAGAACATTCAGTACTTAATGCATATCAAATAACAAACATTAAACCTATAGATAATGTAGCACAAAGTGGATATGATCAATGGTATAGTCAAGATACTTTACAACATGTCTCAGAAAATACATGGTATTCAAAAGATAATGTTTGTTCATCTAAAGAATGGGGTATAGAACAAAATGTAgaaaactatgaaaatattcaacagCCTTcagaatttgtaaatttagaaGTAGTTACGCCATCATTACAAGAACGCGATATATATGGTTCAAGAGATTCCATAAATAAGGAAACTTTAGATAATGATCCTAAACCAATTCTGAATTCTACCAAGGAGATAGTTAATATGCGTGATTTTAggcaagaaataaataatattgaagtaCCTTCCGCGCAACAATCTACGCGATCCCATTCACTTCTTCAATCTGAACAG gtaccagataattatgaatttgcaTCAAATGATAGAAATACTTTTTTGGAAACTGGAGAATTAACTGATTCTCATCAAGAACATGAACCAACTCCGCCGAGTCAAGATGACGAAAATGACGAAGTGCCTAATGACATTCCATTTTTACGCGAAGTACCAGGACAATCAAGCTCTATAGATCCTCGTAGAAATGACCCAACAGGACAGGAACAATATATTCAATCCGGTCAAAGATTATCTGATCCAAGAAGAAATGATCCTTCTGGTCAAGAACAAAGTCTTCAGATAAGAAACATATCTGAAAGATCAGAACGGCGCGATGTTCCACCTGGACAAGAAAGAAATGTTCCTTTACTCTCACGAGCAGATTCTGATACAATGGAACGTCGAAATGATCCGTCTGGTAGAGAACGATCTCTACCTCCACAGCAATCACGAAATGATCCATCTGGAGAAGAAAGGTATCAGTCTCAATCACAAATTATGTTAGAACCAAGTGAAACCCGAGAAGTGCCTGGAAGAGGTAATGAATCTGAAGATCCTGTACAACAAACAGATGAAAATCTTAGACAAATACCGGGCGGTGCATTTCCAAATGAAGTTGCTCAATCTTCAGATGATAGAACTAATGGAAGAGTAGTTACAGGTTCTCAAGAAGTTCCTTCAAtaaatt cTACAATACAAGATCAAACTACTGATTCAAGAAATAAACGGGAGGAAGCTGTTGGTGCATCAATGCGCGAGAGTCAAGGAATTTCTAGTGCATCAAATCGTAGAGATTCTTATGAAGACGAAGATGATGAGGTTTCCGGAAATAGTAGAGATGATAGTAGAGAAAGACGACGTGATAGCAGTTCGGAACGTCGAAGATATGAATACGAACGAAAAAGTGCATA TTATGATCGTGAACGAGAATATgatgatgattattattatgatcgtCGTCGTGGAGGAGAAAATGATCGAACATATAATACACGCGATGAATTCGATCGTCGAGAAATTCCTTATCGAGAGGATGATCGTAAGCATCATAGTCGAGACGATCTTGATAGACATGCAAGAGAAGAAATAGATAGAAGAAACAGAGCTAAAGAAGATATAGATGATAGAGATATTAGAAGAAGACCAGACGACCGTAGAAAAGATAGAGTTGATGATGGGATGCGACGTAGAGAAATTAGAGACTATGATTTACGATATTCTAGAGATCGTGATTATCTTGATCGTGATAGAAGAAGAGACGATAGACGACCAAGACGATACGATGATTATGATATAAGAGATCCATATAGAAGAGAATATTATGATGATCCTTATAGTAGagg ATCTAGACCATCCAGTAGATCCTCTTATAACGATAGAGATCGAGAATATTATATGCGAACAAGAGATCCTTATTATCCTTATAATG GATATGGTGTTCCTGGATATGATTATGGTGTTCATTAtgccaataattattatgcatatattgaaaatttacgaCGTACAAATCCTGCTCTCTATTCAGAAtggtatcataaatattacgcTAATCAACATCAGCAACAACATATTTCTCGTGGTGTTGGTAATTATCCAGAAGACAGAGCAAGTGTTCATTCTGGGCGTAGTTCTTGCGACGAAAG attttttacaaattcaagTGCATGCTTCTACTCGCCAAACAAAGCATTATATGTTCCGTATTTCGGATATCCTGAATGGACTAGGAGTCCGCAACGAAGACAGAATTCaagttatcaaaatttaaatag aGCAACTGACAAACGAACTTTAGGTGATATGTCTATGCTTGAAGATTCAGCAGCTACATCTGCACGCATGACACCAACTAAGTTTTCTATTTCACATGCATATg gATGTTTTTCTATTGGATCTTTGATACATGTATATCCAGCTTATCCATCTGATGGTGAAAGAGCCAAAGTAGACATTTTTAAGTTGGAAAATCTACTTTCGCATGATCCTATAGCACGTGATTTACGAGCTTATCCTGGTCCTTTAATTAAGCAAGT ggGTGTTACtcataaaaaaactattatcgaatattgcgagaataaaattaaaaaagcagCATCAAACGAAGAAATGGTCGATCGTGCctcatatatacttttatatgaattaatgatTATGTTGATTCAACAAAATGGA aatgttGTTGGTGTTGATATAGCAGCATTATTACTCAGAAACAAAGATGCATATCCTTACGATATGAATAAGCAAAAATTACAAGATTCGGGAAGAAGAGAATCAGTAATATCTCAAAGATCAGGAATATCAATTGGAGATAGTATTCAAGGTAATCAAGATAGTGTAATAGCAtccgaaaaaatcgaaaataaaccACGAAAAAGCATTGAACAAATAACAGACGAGTTTAGAAACACATTGCTTTATGGATTAGTTCAAGAAGCACtag AATATGCAATGAATGAAGGTCTTTGGGGACATGCACTCTTCTTAGCTAGCAAATTGGATAAACGTACACATGCGTCTGTAATGACACGTTTTGCTAATAGTTTACCATTCCACGATCCATTACAAACTTTATATCAACTTCATTCTGGTCGTGTACCAGCTGTTGTTACTGGTATATCAGATCCACGATGGGATGATTGGAGACCTCATTTAGCTATGATTATATCAAACACATCTGCTAATCCAGAAATTAATCGTCGCTCAATTACAACTCTTGGAGATACACTTTCTACGCGAGGAGATATTTACGCAGctcatttttgttatatacttGCACAAGTTGATTTTGGTACTTATGGAGCAAGTAATGTAAAGCTTGTATTAATTGGTGCAAACCATCATAAACCCTATAATGCATTTTTCACAACGGAAGCTATTATGCTTAcggaaatatatgaatatgctAGAAATCTCAGTGAACCAGGTTTTACATTAATAGATCTTCAAAcctttaaatttgatttggcAATAAAAATGGTAGATCATGGATTAATAGAAAAAGCTTTATTGTATATAGAACAAATTGcagtaaatattttcaatgaaccATCAAAGtacaaaaaatcatttatcaatGCAGTTTACAATTTAGGAGACAGGATTAGATATCACGATCCAGTTTATAAAGAGTCTGTTGATGAAACTACAACTTTAACTTGGttcaataatttatctgaAATTGTTGGTAAATGCCat atgggagaaattattgagaatgaaatttatacttCTCAAACAAAACAAGAATCATATAACAATGTACAAAATCAAGAAGTCCATGAGATAAAACAACAACAATGGAATACGATTCAATCTGAATACAGAGAAGGTCCAACATCAATGATGGAAGTAACCACGACTGATACACAATCAGAATGGCAACCATTATCTTTACCATCAAATATACCAGACACATATGATCAAAGTAtgcaatatacaaaaaataatgaagaatctTATCAGCAACCACAACAACAAGAATATTGGAATCAAGAttcttattatcaaaataattatggaAGAAACGACAGTACCATTTCAAATTGGCAACAATCAACTCATTCATCATATCCTCCTGAACAAGGTGATATTGATGATTCTCAACAACAGGAAAAATGGAACTATGAG tcATCGCAACCGGCAATTTCAATGACACCATCAACGAGAAAACAATATGATCCCTTAGAAGAACTGGATGCACTCGAGACTCCAAAACCAGCTTTGAAATCTGCAGCTTCGGTTAAGAAAACTTCAGAAAAATCAGCTGAAAAGAAATCATCTAATAGTGGAAGTTCTTGGTTCGGTGGTCTATTTAGCAAATTGGCTCCAAAACCAAGAAATCAGATGATATTACCAGATGACAATAATCCAACA atCGTTTGGGATCCTGTTGCTAAAAAATGGATGAACAAAGACGAAGATGGAGACAATAATTCGACTACAGTAGCTCCTCCTCCAAAAGCTTCCGATATGGGATTTAGAACACCCGTTCCCACGGAACAAATTTCATCCCAACCATCACAACCATCTCAATCATCTCAACCACCTTTGCAAACTGATGAATCCActgtgaataaatttaaattacctaGAGGTAGAAGTATGCGTGCCAATTATATAGATGTAATGAATCCAAGTGGTTCAAAAAATAGTGGAGCACCTTCAAGTATACCAACTCCAGTAACATCCCCCATGGTACCTATGGCAACTTCGTCACCTCAGTTATTTATTCCCGCTCcag ttaatgATCCAAGTGCTCCTGTAGACTTCTTAACTCCAACAGCAACATCAATCATACCTACAAATGCTTCTGAAAATGTATCTCAAGgg TTCTCTCGATGGAGCTCAACCAGCTCGTTATCGCGAGAGGTGCAGAGCTACACTATGAGGGATCCGCGTTTCCTCCCACAAAACAAG gGACCAATGATGTACAACCCAAGCGACATGAAGAATCGTTCAGCGAAAAACTTACATCAGAGCGGGTATCCTCCACGATAA